The DNA region GTGCCGATGCAGTGGGTATGTCTACAGTGCCTGAAGTGATTGTTGCCAATCATTGCGGTATCAAGGTATTCGGTATTTCGGTAATTACCGACCTTGGTGTGGAAGGTAAGATCGTAGAGGTGACACACGAAGAAGTGCAGAAAGCTGCCGATGCCGCCCAGCCGAAAATGACAGAAATTATGAGAGAATTGATAAACAGAGCATAATCATGAGAACAGAAATATCAAGCCTCGGTGAGTTCGGCCTCATCCGCCGCCTTACCGACGGTATTGAACTGAAGAATGAATCCAGTCGGTACGGTGTAGGCGATGATGCAGCCGTACTCTCCTATCCTACCGAAAAGCAAGTCTTGATTACCACTGACTTGCTAATGGAAGGTGTGCATTTCGATTTAATTTATGTCCCGCTGAAGCACTTAGGCTATAAAGCGGCTGTCGTAAACTTCTCCGATATCTACGCCATGAATGGTACGCCCAAGCAGATCACCGTTTCTCTGGCTCTCTCCAAGCGCTTCTCCGTGGAAGATATGGAAGAATTGTATGCGGGTATCCGTCTGGCGTGCGAGGAATATGATGTGGATATCATAGGAGGCGACACCTCTTCTTCTCTTACGGGACTGGCAATCAGTATCACTTGTATAGGTGAGGCAGACAAAGATAAGGTTGTCTACCGAAATGGCGCGAAAGAAACAGATTTGATTTGCGTAACCGGTGATCTGGGTGCCGCATATATGGGTTTACAATTATTGGAACGCGAAAAAGTGGCTTTGAAAGGTAAGGCTGATATGCAACCAGATTTCTCCGGAAAGGAATATCTGCTGGAACGCCAATTAAAACCGGAAGCTCGCCGCGACATCATCGAGAAACTGGCGGAAGAAGGTATCCAACCCACTTCTATGATGGATATTTCAGATGGTTTATCTTCTGAATTGTTGCATATCTGCACGCAAAGTAAAGTAGGCTGCCGCATTTATGAGGAACATATCCCCATTGACTATCAGACTGCCGTCATGGCTGAAGAGTTCAATATGAATCTGACAACATGCGCTCTTAATGGTGGCGAAGACTACGAACTGCTTTTCACCGTTCCCATTGCCGATCACGAGAAGATTTCTGAAATGGAGGGAGTGAAGTTAATAGGACACATCACTAAACCGGAATTAGGTTGTGCACTGATCACCCGCGATGGTCAAGAGTTTGAACTGAAAGCCCAAGGATGGAATCCACTAAAAGAAGAAACTACCGAAAGTGAAGGCGAAAAAGCTGGCGAATAAAGATTTGTAAGAGCAGATAAAGATTTGTGAGAACAAATAAACAGCTGAATTCATTTTTTTCTTAAAATATAAGCGCTGATACTTAGCCACATAGGCAATTATCAGCGTTTTTTATCTCCAAAGCGCTTGCATAGTCCAAAAGTTTCACTACCTTTGCAACCGCAAAAGAGAAACAATGGTGCCATAGCTCAGTTGGTAGAGCAAAGGACTGAAAATCCTTGTGTCCCCGGTTCGATTCCTGGTGGCACCACTTTAAAGAAAAGAAAAACGATGTAAATCCCTGAACTTCTTTGAAGTTCAGGGATTTTTTATTTCCAAGAATAAGCAAAATAAGTGGGGGTCAGTCCGAAAACGGCTCAGTTTGAAAACTTGGGGGATATCGTTAAAATACGTCCTTATTCGGAGGACAGTTTTAGAAAGCCCTGAATGTTCCACTACGCAACAGCTACTTCATTCTTTTACAGAACGTTGCACTATTTTACATATTAAATAGCATTCAAGTGAAGCTATTGAATTAAAAACATTCCCAGCATTGTGAGCTTCTAATTTTTGTACATCTAAGCAAGAAGTTACCCATGAAGCAGATAAACATCGTATTCCAACTTCCCTACAAGACACAATATCTGAAACTGTATCACCTATATATATCATTTCATCCGGTTGTAACTTATAATCTGCAAGCAATTCCCTAAAATTCTCTGCTTTATTATTTTTGAAAGGATTTCCAGTTTTTACTTTATCAAAACACGTGTCCATATTAAATTGACGTAATGTTATCGCACAGCTCTTTTCTCCTTTTCCTGTAACCAAAGCAATAGGAATAGATTTCTTTTTTAACTTCTCAATCAGTTCTGTTATACCGTTAAAAGGACGAGGGCACATTATATGCATTTGTTCGTATATCACGTAGAAGTCATCCAAGGCTTTTTTCCAATTATTACTAACAAGTTTTTTTATCATCCCTTTTTCATTTAGTCCAAAAGTTTCTAAAATATCATTCTCGGATACATCATTAAGAGTAACATAGGGAGTTACTGCCTTTTTTAAGGCTTTGAGGCACATGGGAATTGTATCTCCAATTGTACCGTCTAAATCAAAAGCTACTAATTTAATCATAACCTTACATTTGATTGATTTTCCGTATCACCCGACCCGGATTTCCCACCGCCAAGCTATTTGCCGGAATATCTTTGGTTACAACACTTCCTGCACCAATCACACTTTTTTGCCCTATTGTCACACCCGGTAAAATAATTACTCCACCGCCAATCCAGCAGCCATCCTCTATCATGACAGGGAGGGCAAAAGTTCGACGGACATATTTACAGCCATCCGGGGTTTCTGTCAATACAAGCCGTTCATTAAACTCTACCGGGTGAGTTGCCGTATAGATTTGTACATTAGGTGCTACCAGCACATTGTTCCCTATGGTAATCTTATTGCAATCGACAAATGTACAGCCAGTATTTACGGTGACATTATCACCGATATGTATATTGCATCCATAATCACATATAAACGAATGACCGACAGAAACATTTGTGCCTATACTTCCAAACATTTCCTTTAGTACGGCATATTTTTCAGACTTTTGTTCATACGGCAAAGAATTGTATTTCATCAACAAGTGATGAGCTTTACTTTTCAAATCCATAAAAAAAGGGTCATGGCAATCATACCATTCACCAGCCAAACATTTTTCCATTTCAGTTTTCATAAGCTATGATTTTAAATTTATTGCAAAGTTATACCGATTTTTTGACTGATTTCAGGTATTATTTTTCGTTATTTTGGTATTAATCCGTTTTTTAGGGCTATATTTATGGCATGAAAAGAGAAAACCTACATCAACCATTCGAAATTAGTTTTAGCGAGCTTGACGAATCCTTGCTAAAAGAACACGAACATACTTTTTTTGAATTAGTATATATTCTTTCAGGAACAGGCATCCAATGGATTAACAACAATATGTTTCCTTATCATGACGGACATTTGTTTATGATTACTCCCGGAGATACGCATTCTTTCGAAATCCATACAACAACTAAGTTTGTCGACATCAAGTTTAACGACATATATATACATTCTTCTGTTTTCGGTGCTGAAAATATCCAAAGGCTGGAGTTTATTCTTCAACATGCTAATCATCAACCCGGTTGTATACTAAGAAATAAAGTAGATAAGCTATTGGTGAAACCCATGATTGAAGCGATTATCAGGGAATATATTAACCGAAATTTATACAGCAAGGAGATTATAACACAAATAATTAATACGATTATTATTGTGGTAGCACGCAATATCGCAATGTTCTTACCTGAACAGGTGGATGAATGCTCTGAGGACAAATCGCTTGACATATTGCAGTATATTCAAGCAAACATCTATAAAACAGGTAAAATCAGAGCAAAAAATATTAGCCAACATTTTGGCATTTCGGAGAATTATTTAGGACGATATATCAAGAAACATACTAATGAAACTATGCAGCAATACATTTTAAACTACAAACTAAAGTTAGTAGAAAATAGATTATTACATAGTCAAATGAGAATTTGTGAAATCGTTGAAGAATTGGGATTTACCGATGAGAGCCATCTTAATAAGTTTTTCAAAAAGTATAGAGGATGCAGCCCCTCTAATTTCAGAAAGAACAATTTGAAGTAAACCATATACATATCCTTGTTTTTAGGGTTATTAAAACAATAGAAATGACTATTTTTGCATTATATTTATAGATGTCTATGACAAATACAGAAACCATACAATCACTCATCGATAGCGGAGAAGGCTATAATGTAGAGTTCAAAGTTCGTGTTCCTTCAAAGGTTCGTGAACTAACAGAGGAAATTTGCGCTTTCGCTAATGCTGACGGAGGATATTTGCTTATCGGCGTAGATGATAACGGACAAATTATTGGTACAGGTTTGGAAAATGACAAACGTTCAGCCATTCAAGGCTCTATCAGTGAAATATCTCCGGCTCTCCATTGTGATATGTATGCGGTAAATATCGAGGATGAAACAGTTTGGGTAATTGATGTTCCGTCAGGGAAAGATAAACCTTATATATTTTCCGGTTCTATCTATGTCCGTGAGGGAGCAAACTCGCAGAAACTTCGCACAGCCGAAGAAATGCGCAGCTTCTTTCAGGAGTGTAACAAAATCTTTTTCGACCATATTCCCTGCCACTGGTTCAATATCTACACGGATGCAGACGAACAGATGATTAAGGATTTCCGAACAGAAGCCAAACTAAGTCCGTCCACACCCGACAAACAAATATTTGAGAACTTGGAATTGTTTACCGAGAATGGAACGGCAAAGAACGGTGCAGCGATGTTCTTCGGCAAGCAACCTGAACGAAAGTTTCCGCACGCTGTTACAAGATGTGTTCTTTTCAAGGGAACAAACAAAGTCTATATTATAGATGATAAAACTTTCGGAGGTTCATTGTACCAACAATATCTACAGGCTATGTCTTGGCTGGAAAGCAAACTGCAAGTAGCTTATAAAATAGAGGGAGCAGGACCAAGAGAGGAAATTTGGGAAATACCTTTGACCGTATTTAAAGAAGCCATTATAAACGCCCTGTCACATCGTGACTACTATGAACAAGGCGCAAGCATTATGATAGAAATGTTTGACGACCGGGTAGAGATTTCCAATCCCGGAGGACTTTTGCCTATTGTAGCTAAAAATTTCGGGCATAAAAGCATGACACGTAACCCACTAATATTCGGGTTATTTACCCGTATGCACTTGGTCGAAAGAGTTGCATCCGGTATTCCTCGTATGCAAGAAGCCATGAGGGAAGCGAATCTTCCCGAACCGGAATTTCACACAGAGGGGATGTTTACAGCAGTGTTCAAACGTCAAATCACCAACTCTGCCAACTATGACACAGTAAATGGCAGAGTAAATGACATAGTAAATGATACAATAAATGAGAATGAACAAGCTATTCTCAATCTGTTGGTAAATACTCCCGGTTTGAATGCTTCTGAAATCAGTAAGTATATCAACAAGAGCTTAAGAACGACTATGCGATATATCAAGACTTTACAAGATAAAGACTTGATTGAGTTTAGAGGCGCACCCAAAATAGGAGGGTATTATCTAACAAAAATATAATGATTATGAGTACTGAAATAAATAATGATTTACTAGTAGCTATAATAGGAGTATTATCGGCTTTAATAGTAGCAATGATTACCTTTATGGGAGTTTGGTATCAACTCAAAAAAACAGAAGTTAATACTTTAAAAGCAAAACTAAGAGACAAACAGGAAATTGTCTATGACAAGATTTATTCTTACATTTTTGACCTATTAAATGATACTATAAATAAAACGCCAATAGATAAAACTAAATATTCCAATAGATATATGGAAATTAAAAAACTATTGCTATTCCATGCATCTGATAGGGTGGTTTTACAATTTACTAAATTAAACATGGATACCGAAAGAAATGATTCTATTCTTACTCTAAGAAATTACTTCAAATTAATGGTGCTTATAAGAAAAGAAATAGGATATAAAAGAGAAAAAGTGAATGAAAAAACTATTTTACAGATACTGATAGCGAATAAGGAAGAATGCGAAAGTTTTTGTAAACAGCTTGGTTACAAAGATTCTTTTCTATATTCTATTAGAAAGAAAATATTTTCGTAACTTTGCATTCAGAAATCGTACCCAAGATACAAACTAATGTCGAACGGTGCAAAGCTGTGAAAACCTTATTCAAGGGATTAACATCGTAATAAAGATATAACTTATTGAGAAATAGCGTCATACAAGCTGATTTCCAGTTCCTGGTGGCACCACTTGAAAAGAAAAGCGTTGTAAATAAATTATTTACAACGCTTTTCTTTTCTATTGATTGATTTCTATAACAATTTTACCTAATGCATTTCCAGAGAAAGCAGTCTGTGCCTCTTTCACATTTTCAAAACTATAAATACTACAAATGCATGACTTTACTTTTTTATTGTCTATGAAAGAGTTTAAATCTTTAAATGCTGATACTGCACCGGCAGAGTTTACTACTAGGTCAACACCACCTGTCATGTGAAAAAGCAATTGGCTATATTACTTCATTCCCTTACTAACACCGTTTATCTTCAGGTAAGCGTAAGATTGAAGACCTAATAGAATCACAAACAAATACTCAGCCGTCAAATAAGCCGGTAAAGTCGTTGTGAAACAATAACTCAATAAATACAAATAAGCCAGATAGACGACAATAGTGGAAATCTGAAAGATAAATGCAATCCGGGTATTACCTGTACCTGTTACTGCATTCATAAAAACATAACCAGGCAAAGCAAACGTGTAATTTAGTAACATCACGATAAACGGATACTGAGCAAGTTCGATTAATTCTGCATTATCCGTATAAAATCCGATAATCTGTTTATTAAATAGCATAGCAATAATTATCAGAGGAAGACCGATTACATATCCCAATCTGAGAATTTTACCACAAAGCCGGAACATACTTCTCCCCTCACCCGCACCTATCAGATTACTAACCAATGAAGCGGTAGTAGCCGCAAACGAATTGACTATTACAAAGAAAACGGTAGAAACACTTCTAATAATATTCGAGACTGCCAGTTGTTTTTCTCCCAATCGCTCGATAGCCACGAAGAATAAAAACCACGGAGCAACACTAATGAAAGCATGCATCATACTCCATACGGATAAGTGAAAAAGTGAACTTAGTAATTTCCTATCATAAACAGGTTTTAACCCTAAACTCTCCTTATCCATTTTCAGAAAAGTATAGATAACCAGAATTAATAAAGAACCGACTTCAGCCAGTGAAGAAGCCATTGCTGCCCCGGATATACCCAGATTGAAACTGAAAATAAACAAGTAATTACAAGGGATATTGATAAGAACCGCCATTATAGCCGCCCACAACAAAACTCTCGTTTTCGTAATTCCCACGAAGAAAGAGCGGAATGCCAGAAATGGAAAAGAAAATAGCAAACCGAAACATCTCCATGTCAGATAATCAACTGCAGCATTATAAATCTCCGGTGAACGGATGAAATATCTCAGAATAATAGGTGACAGTACATAGGACGCAAGACTTAAAAACATAGCCAGTCCACTCAGGAACAATAATCCCTGGAAGAAAGTCCTGCCTGTTTCTTCGTATCTTTGTTCCCCGTTTCTGCGGGCAATCATAACCTGCAAACCCAAACTAAAGCCAAAACCAAGCATATAAATGGCCAGATAATAAACACTTGCAAGCGCAGAAGCACCTAACTCCACTTCGCCTACATGTCCCAGAAAAATAGCATCAGTAATATTGATTAATTGCTCCATCAGGATGCTCATCATCACAGGAAAGTTGATGAGCCATATTTGCTTATACGTATAATTCATTGTTCAACTAAAATAAACGTATGCCACACAACTATACACATAGCTGCGTGCCACTCGATGTAAATAATCAGATATGAAAACTCTGTGACGAATTACAAAAATCCGTCAGGATAGCCGAATAGCTTTTATTAAAAAGTGCTATTCGTGGAGCGTAGCTATATACAGAGTTGATGTTTCATGAGTTGAACAATCGTTTTATGTAAATTCGATACAGCAAATGTAGGAAAAATAATAAAAAAGCAAGCGATCTTACCCGAATAAATCAACGGTTATTATATTTTTGCGTGAAATTACTCCACTGCATGAAATCAACTGAAATCACAAGAGAAGAGATGTGGGCAAAGCAACATTTGTCTGCAAATGAAATCGACTATGCCATTTGGGAACAGGATAAAGTTGTGCTACAACAGATGTCCAAAATCAGCAGAAGTTGCTCATTTGTAGTTGACGTTTATAAATACAGATATGCTTTCGCATCTTCTAACTTTGCAGATATACTGGGATATGACAGCCGGAAAATAGCTACTCTGGAGAAGCAGGGAGATTATTTGGAATCACGATTTCATCCGGACGATTTCGCCCGACTGGAGCAATTGCAGATTAATCTCAGCAAGTTTATCTATAGCCTGCCTCACGAACAAAGAAATGATTATTGTAATATCTATAGTTTCCGGCTGATGAATACCAAACAACAGTACATACGGGTAATCAGCCGACAACAGGTTTTAGAACCAAGCCGCAACGGGAAAGCCTGGCTAATACTTGGAAATATAGAGATTGCACCTAATCAGACAGAAACTGATCAAGTGGAATGCACTGTGTTGAATCTCAAAAATGGAGAAATGTTCTCGCCTACTTTAGTATCTATTCCACGGATTCATCTGACACAGCGTGAACTGGAGATTTTACAGCTTATTCAAAAAGGATTATTAAGTAAAGAAATAGCTCACAATCTCTGCATCAGTATTCATACAGTCAATATTCACCGGCAAAACCTATTGCACAAATTAGGGGTACAGAATTCTATCGAAGCTATCAATGCAGGATTAAAGTTAGGAATACTAAGCTAACCGCTCCGCGAAAGAAATATTCAAGTTACGGCATCCAGTCCATAATTCCCGTAACCGGATGCAGACTTCTCCATTCCATAAAGTCCTCATAACTGCGTATACCATCCCGGATAACAGCCTTATAATACTCTATTCCCATAATCTTTTCCGACTCGGGCGTATCATATTTCAATTTTAAAATGGCATACCTTGTTTCATCAGTCAAAACAGCGGAAAGCCGTTCGGCAAACTTCTCAAAATAGCCATCATACCGGGAACCTTCCAAAATATGGATCATATCTATCTGCCAAAGCGCATTATCTGCATCCCGATACCAGGCATGCCACTCCACACATGCTTCCTCTGTATCCAGCAGATTCTTATGCTCCATCTTCATGAAAGACTTGTTTTCCGTAAACTTCACCATTGCCTGAAAGCTATCACACAGACTAAATTGTGAGGTATAAATATGAAAATCAATGTCAAGATGCTTCATCAGCAATCCTGTACTCAAAGAACCTACTAAATTCACTCTGGCACCTATACTTTCCCAAATAGGGATGATTTTTGTGTCTTCTATAATTTTCCGGGCTTTCTGTTGATTCCGTCTGGCAAGATCAAGAATATCCATTGTTTTTCTTTTGTAATGACGTGCAAATGTAGAAAAAAGGACGGATATATAGCTATAAATAACTATTTAATAACCTGATAATTCAGACTAACTTTGCCACCCTTTCCAAACTTCCCAGATAAAAAATTAAAAGAGTTATGACATTCAATCAAACAGAAAAGCAGGAAAAAAAGTACTTGCAACGGATCATCGGCATCATTAACGATACGATTCATAACACCGATACATCAGTCAAAGAACATGTAGAAACCTTACAGGAATACAAAGATTATATCTGGTCAAACAAAGATATCGATCCACATGAAATCCGATCTATGCGCGAAAGCATCCTCAATCATTTCGCACTGGGTGAAAGCGTAATTGACAAACGCAGGCGGTTGGGCAAAATACTGGATATTCCTTATTTCGGACGGATAGACTTCGAGGAAAAGAAAAACGGCAGTAGCGTTTTACCTATTTATATAGGCATACATACGTTCTATGATTCACAAAGTAAGACAAATCTGATATACGATTGGCGGGCTCCCATTTCCGGTATGTTCTACGATTACGAACTGGGGAAAGCGGTTTACACCTCCCCTACCGGTGAAATCAACGGAGATATTTCACTTAAACGCCAATACCGCATCCGTAAAGGAAAAATGGAATATATGATAGAAAGCTCGCTGACTGTACATGATGAAATACTTCAGAAGGAACTCAGCAGTAATGCCGATGATAAAATGAAGAATATTGTCACCACTATCCAGCGGGAACAGAACCGGATCATTCGCAATGAAGAAGCTCACGTGCTCATTATCCAGGGAGTTGCCGGATCGGGCAAGACATCCATTGCCTTACACCGCATCGCCTACCTGCTCTATACGTTGAAAGGAAATATTTCCTCAAAAGATATACTTATTATTTCACCCAATAAAGTTTTCGGTGATTATATCTCGAACGTACTTCCCGAGCTTGGCGAAGAAAGTGTGCCCGAAACCAGTATGGAGCAGATTCTTTCGGGAGTTCTTGAAAACAAATACAAATACCAGAACTTCTTTGAACAGGTAACGGAATTACTCGAAAAAACGTCCTCGAACTTCATTGAACGAATCAAATACAAATCTTCCTTTGAGTTTATTTCACAGCTCGATAAGTTTATCCTCTATATGGAAAACAACTACTTCAAAGCTGCAGAAGTAAAACTCACCAGGCACATCACAATTCCCGCCGAATATATTGAAGAGCAATTCAGGCGCTTCAACCGTTACCCCATGCGCCAGCGTTCTGAAGCTATGACGGATTATATCCTGGAAATGATGAAGGTGCAATACTACTTTACAGTTACCACTTCAGAGAAAAATCTGTTGAAGAAAGAAATAAAGAAGATGTTTGCAGGTAACAACGATCTTCAGATTTATAAAGAGTTTTTCGTATGGGTAGGTAAACCCGAACTATTCAAATTACGCAAGAACCGGATGTTGGAATACGCAGACCTGGCACCTTTGGCATACCTGCATCTGGCTTTAGACGGAAATATTACTTCGCCCGGTGTCAAACATCTTTTGATAGACGAAATGCAGGATTATTCTCCTATCCAGTACAAAGTAATTCAGAAACTTTACCCCTGCCGGAAGACCATTCTCGGAGATGCATCACAATCTGTCAACCCTTACGGTTCGTCAACAGCCGATATGATTCGGAAAGCATTCACTATAGGCGAAATAATGAAACTATGCAAAAGTTACCGCTCTACGTTTGAAATCACGGATTTCTCGCAAAGGATTCAGACTAATCATGAATTAGAACCTATCATACGTCATGGTGAACCTCCTGCAATCCTACGGTTTGAAGATATAAAACAGGAAATACTGGGTATTTTCAGTATAATTTCTTCTTTTAAAAAATCCGGTTATACGTCACTCGGGATAGTATGCAAAACCGAAACACAAGCAAGAGAACTGTCAGAAAGCCTCAGGGTGCATACCGGTGATATCCATTTCCTGTCCAATCAAAGCTCTGCTTTTATGAAAGGGATTATCATTACCTCATCTCACATGGCAAAAGGATTGGAGTTTGACGAAGTAATCGTTCCCTATGTCAACGACAAGAATTACAACTCAGCCATTGACAAAAGTATGCTCTATGTAGCTGTAACAAGGGCTATGCATAGACTAACACTAACCTACAACGGACGACCAAGTGAATTTATTCCTGCCTCCATCAGATAAAATACCATTCTCCCTCATCTGCCGAACTACCGGTCTGTTCTGCTTCTGTAGTGTACTGAATAAGTTGACACTTCAAAAATCGAAAATAAAGATGAAATATTCGAAAAAGAAGTACAACTATTACAGTGATGATGAACGAATGTCTTATATTCGTGAGTATTTATCAAGTCCCGAGAGCAAATCTCAGTTTTGTAAGCGTAACGGCTTTTGTGCCAAGCTTCTTACTTATTGGCTTAACAAGTATCAAATGGAAGACAAAGCTATGGGTATATCACCTAAACCGGTAAATAGCGATGCTATTAATTCTAGTATTTCTGAGCTCCAGAAAGAACTATCGCTATTGCGTGCTGAGAACCGTAAACTTCATCGGGCTCTTGCTGATGAGAGTTTACGTCATGAGGCGTGCGAAGAACTCATCAATCTTGCTGAATCCACGTATCATATCAAGGTACGAAAAAACTCCGATGCCAAGTAATCGACACCTTGTCACAGAGGCACTCAACCCGACGCAAACATGGTTGTATAAAGTTCCTCTGTGATTACTTCGGCATAACCCGACAAGGTTATTACAAGCATGTGAACCGGCATTTGGAGGTTGATATCCTTACCACAAGCATCGTGTTGTACTGCAAGGAACTGTTGGAACTCATGCCCAAAGCTGGTATGCGCGAGTTATACGCCTGCTGCGTGAGTAAGTTTGGACCAAAGATGGTTATCGGTCGTGATCGTTGTTATGACATTTTTCGCTCCAATGGTTTGTGTCAACGTACAAGTCGCAAGCGTCCTAAAACAACGAATTCGAACCATAATTACTATATCTACCCCGATCTGTTGAATGTTGCGCCCAAATTTGTCGCTACGCGATTGGGCGCTATGGTAGTGGCGGATATAACCTACGTAAACACCGGTCAGGGCTGGGCTTACCTCTCGTTGCTTACCGATGCGGCAAGTCGTGCCATCGTTGGATATGCGCTTTACAAAACTCTTGAGACGGAGGGGCCCTTGAAAGCTTTGGAGATGGCAATATCATTCTATGAGAAGTATCACATAGACATGAGCACTCTTATTCATCATTCTGACCGGGGTGTCCAATATTGCTCAAATAAATATGTAGAGAGGCTTAAAGAGCATCAAATCAACATCAGTATGACGCAGTGTGGTGATCCTTTGCATAATGCATTGGCTGAAAGAATGAACAACACCATTAAAAACGGTTGGCTATTCGACTGTGATGATGAGAGCTTCGAGCAAGTAAGCAAGCGCATTGAAGATGCTGTATATGTATATAATCATGTGCGGCCTCATCAAGGGATAAACATGAGGACACCTATGGAAGTGCTCAGAGAAACGGTAGGATTTACAGCATAATACCCGCTCGTCGGGACGGGGGGGCCCGCCCCTTGCCGCTAGGGCGATCCCCGACCGAAGAGTTCTTGTTTGTTGGCAACATTACATTTTCCTGAAGAAGGCTTGCGTAAATAAAGGAAGATGCATAAATTTGCAAGCACCAACAAAAGACAACTAAAATAGGAATAAGAAAAACAAAAGTAAACCTCTTTAGATATTAAAGTATATTGAGTAAACTAATCCAGTTATAACAAACGAAGTTGTCAACTAAAACCAGTACACATCATTCTGTGCACGGAAACGGTCATTCCCACGAAGAGAAACGAGCGTTCCCATTAGAGGAAACTGTCGTTCCCAAGTGCAGGGAACTTCATTGCCGGAAATCGTTTCAATAAAGAATTCCAGTTTCTTTCCAGAATCGCCCTTTACCTTTGCAATATCAGAATAAACCAAAGTATTAATTTTTAAAAACAGAAGAATATGAAAAAGTTAGTTTTATTATTAGTATGTATGTTCACGATGCACACAATGGTAATGGCGGATAATGACAAACCGATC from Bacteroides sp. MSB163 includes:
- a CDS encoding MATE family efflux transporter, giving the protein MNYTYKQIWLINFPVMMSILMEQLINITDAIFLGHVGEVELGASALASVYYLAIYMLGFGFSLGLQVMIARRNGEQRYEETGRTFFQGLLFLSGLAMFLSLASYVLSPIILRYFIRSPEIYNAAVDYLTWRCFGLLFSFPFLAFRSFFVGITKTRVLLWAAIMAVLINIPCNYLFIFSFNLGISGAAMASSLAEVGSLLILVIYTFLKMDKESLGLKPVYDRKLLSSLFHLSVWSMMHAFISVAPWFLFFVAIERLGEKQLAVSNIIRSVSTVFFVIVNSFAATTASLVSNLIGAGEGRSMFRLCGKILRLGYVIGLPLIIIAMLFNKQIIGFYTDNAELIELAQYPFIVMLLNYTFALPGYVFMNAVTGTGNTRIAFIFQISTIVVYLAYLYLLSYCFTTTLPAYLTAEYLFVILLGLQSYAYLKINGVSKGMK
- a CDS encoding response regulator transcription factor, which produces MKSTEITREEMWAKQHLSANEIDYAIWEQDKVVLQQMSKISRSCSFVVDVYKYRYAFASSNFADILGYDSRKIATLEKQGDYLESRFHPDDFARLEQLQINLSKFIYSLPHEQRNDYCNIYSFRLMNTKQQYIRVISRQQVLEPSRNGKAWLILGNIEIAPNQTETDQVECTVLNLKNGEMFSPTLVSIPRIHLTQRELEILQLIQKGLLSKEIAHNLCISIHTVNIHRQNLLHKLGVQNSIEAINAGLKLGILS
- a CDS encoding sugar O-acetyltransferase; amino-acid sequence: MKTEMEKCLAGEWYDCHDPFFMDLKSKAHHLLMKYNSLPYEQKSEKYAVLKEMFGSIGTNVSVGHSFICDYGCNIHIGDNVTVNTGCTFVDCNKITIGNNVLVAPNVQIYTATHPVEFNERLVLTETPDGCKYVRRTFALPVMIEDGCWIGGGVIILPGVTIGQKSVIGAGSVVTKDIPANSLAVGNPGRVIRKINQM
- a CDS encoding HAD family hydrolase translates to MIKLVAFDLDGTIGDTIPMCLKALKKAVTPYVTLNDVSENDILETFGLNEKGMIKKLVSNNWKKALDDFYVIYEQMHIMCPRPFNGITELIEKLKKKSIPIALVTGKGEKSCAITLRQFNMDTCFDKVKTGNPFKNNKAENFRELLADYKLQPDEMIYIGDTVSDIVSCREVGIRCLSASWVTSCLDVQKLEAHNAGNVFNSIASLECYLICKIVQRSVKE
- a CDS encoding ATP-binding protein — translated: MTNTETIQSLIDSGEGYNVEFKVRVPSKVRELTEEICAFANADGGYLLIGVDDNGQIIGTGLENDKRSAIQGSISEISPALHCDMYAVNIEDETVWVIDVPSGKDKPYIFSGSIYVREGANSQKLRTAEEMRSFFQECNKIFFDHIPCHWFNIYTDADEQMIKDFRTEAKLSPSTPDKQIFENLELFTENGTAKNGAAMFFGKQPERKFPHAVTRCVLFKGTNKVYIIDDKTFGGSLYQQYLQAMSWLESKLQVAYKIEGAGPREEIWEIPLTVFKEAIINALSHRDYYEQGASIMIEMFDDRVEISNPGGLLPIVAKNFGHKSMTRNPLIFGLFTRMHLVERVASGIPRMQEAMREANLPEPEFHTEGMFTAVFKRQITNSANYDTVNGRVNDIVNDTINENEQAILNLLVNTPGLNASEISKYINKSLRTTMRYIKTLQDKDLIEFRGAPKIGGYYLTKI
- the thiL gene encoding thiamine-phosphate kinase, encoding MRTEISSLGEFGLIRRLTDGIELKNESSRYGVGDDAAVLSYPTEKQVLITTDLLMEGVHFDLIYVPLKHLGYKAAVVNFSDIYAMNGTPKQITVSLALSKRFSVEDMEELYAGIRLACEEYDVDIIGGDTSSSLTGLAISITCIGEADKDKVVYRNGAKETDLICVTGDLGAAYMGLQLLEREKVALKGKADMQPDFSGKEYLLERQLKPEARRDIIEKLAEEGIQPTSMMDISDGLSSELLHICTQSKVGCRIYEEHIPIDYQTAVMAEEFNMNLTTCALNGGEDYELLFTVPIADHEKISEMEGVKLIGHITKPELGCALITRDGQEFELKAQGWNPLKEETTESEGEKAGE
- a CDS encoding AraC family transcriptional regulator — translated: MKRENLHQPFEISFSELDESLLKEHEHTFFELVYILSGTGIQWINNNMFPYHDGHLFMITPGDTHSFEIHTTTKFVDIKFNDIYIHSSVFGAENIQRLEFILQHANHQPGCILRNKVDKLLVKPMIEAIIREYINRNLYSKEIITQIINTIIIVVARNIAMFLPEQVDECSEDKSLDILQYIQANIYKTGKIRAKNISQHFGISENYLGRYIKKHTNETMQQYILNYKLKLVENRLLHSQMRICEIVEELGFTDESHLNKFFKKYRGCSPSNFRKNNLK